In a genomic window of Pseudomonas oryzihabitans:
- a CDS encoding GntP family permease → MSVLIALAALALLMFAAYRGFSVILFAPLAALGAVLLTDPSAVAPAFTGVFMDKMVGFLKLYFPVFMLGALFGKLIELSGFSRAIVAAAIRLLGRERAIPVIVAVCALLTYGGVSLFVVVFAVYPFAAEMFRQSDIPKRLIPATIALGAFSFTMDALPGTPQIQNIIPTSFFQTTAWAAPWLGLAGSLFVIAVGLTYLERARRKARREQEGYASVPLRNEPETAADLPLPNAWLALAPLVLVGVLNGLLTRWIPDWYGATSTLALPGMAKPITQEVAKLTGIWAVEGALLAGILLVLVTGFSAIRGRLAEGSKTAVSGALLAGMNTASEYGFGAVIAALPGFVLFAQGLKAIPDPLINEAVSVTLLAGITGSASGGMSIALAAMSETFIAAANAAGIPLEVLHRVAAMASGGMDTLPHNGAVITLLAVTGLTHREAYGGIFKITLIKTAAVFFVIALYYLTGLV, encoded by the coding sequence ATGAGTGTCCTGATCGCACTCGCCGCCCTGGCGCTGCTGATGTTCGCCGCCTACCGGGGTTTCAGTGTCATCCTCTTCGCCCCCCTCGCCGCCCTCGGCGCCGTGCTGCTCACCGACCCGTCCGCCGTGGCTCCCGCCTTCACCGGGGTGTTCATGGACAAGATGGTGGGCTTTCTCAAGCTGTACTTCCCGGTCTTCATGCTCGGCGCCCTGTTCGGCAAATTAATCGAGCTGTCGGGCTTCTCCCGCGCCATCGTCGCCGCGGCCATCCGCCTGCTCGGCCGCGAACGGGCCATCCCGGTGATCGTCGCGGTCTGCGCCCTGCTCACCTACGGCGGCGTCTCGCTGTTCGTGGTGGTCTTCGCCGTCTATCCCTTCGCCGCCGAGATGTTCCGCCAGAGCGACATCCCCAAGCGGCTAATCCCGGCGACCATCGCCCTGGGCGCCTTCTCCTTCACGATGGACGCCCTGCCCGGCACGCCGCAGATCCAGAACATCATCCCCACCAGCTTCTTCCAGACCACCGCCTGGGCCGCGCCCTGGCTGGGCCTGGCCGGTTCGCTGTTCGTCATCGCCGTGGGCCTGACCTACCTGGAGCGTGCCCGGCGCAAAGCCCGGCGCGAGCAGGAAGGCTATGCCAGCGTGCCGCTGCGCAACGAGCCCGAGACCGCCGCCGACCTGCCGCTGCCCAATGCCTGGCTGGCCCTGGCGCCGCTGGTGCTGGTGGGGGTACTCAACGGACTGCTGACCCGCTGGATTCCCGACTGGTACGGCGCCACCAGCACTCTGGCATTGCCCGGCATGGCCAAGCCCATCACCCAGGAAGTCGCCAAGCTGACCGGCATCTGGGCGGTAGAAGGCGCCCTGCTGGCGGGCATCCTGCTGGTGTTGGTCACCGGCTTCAGCGCCATCCGCGGCCGGCTGGCCGAGGGTAGCAAGACCGCCGTGTCCGGCGCCCTGCTGGCCGGCATGAACACCGCCTCCGAATACGGCTTCGGCGCGGTGATCGCCGCCCTGCCTGGCTTCGTGCTGTTCGCCCAGGGGCTCAAGGCCATTCCCGATCCGCTGATCAACGAGGCGGTGAGCGTGACCCTGCTGGCCGGCATCACCGGCTCGGCCTCGGGCGGCATGAGCATCGCCCTGGCCGCCATGAGCGAGACCTTCATCGCCGCCGCCAATGCCGCGGGCATCCCCCTGGAAGTGCTGCACCGGGTGGCAGCCATGGCCAGCGGTGGCATGGACACCCTGCCGCACAACGGCGCGGTCATCACCCTGCTGGCGGTGACCGGCCTGACCCACCGCGAAGCCTACGGCGGTATCTTCAAGATCACCCTGATCAAGACCGCCGCGGTGTTCTTCGTCATCGCCCTCTACTACCTGACCGGACTCGTCTAA
- a CDS encoding 3-hydroxybutyrate dehydrogenase yields MDLTGKTALVTGSTSGIGLGIAQRLAAAGATLILNGFGDPAPAQASLSGRSGFHGADLSQPEEIADLFAYAQRDFGGVDILVNNAGIQHVAPVEDFPVERWDAVIALNLSAVFHTTRLALPGMRERDWGRIVNISSVHGLVASTGKAAYVAAKHGVVGLTKVTALETARTGITCNALCPGFVLTPLIQQQLDSRGSDPDQARRDLLSEKQPSQEFVTTTQLGELALFLCSDAAAQVRGAAWTMDGGWTAQ; encoded by the coding sequence ATGGACCTTACCGGCAAGACCGCCCTGGTCACCGGCTCCACCAGCGGCATCGGCCTGGGCATCGCCCAGCGCCTGGCCGCCGCCGGTGCCACCCTCATCCTCAACGGCTTCGGCGATCCCGCGCCGGCCCAGGCCAGCCTGTCCGGCCGCAGCGGCTTCCACGGCGCCGACCTGTCCCAGCCGGAGGAGATCGCAGACCTCTTCGCCTATGCGCAGCGCGACTTCGGCGGCGTGGACATCCTGGTCAACAACGCCGGCATCCAGCACGTGGCACCGGTGGAAGACTTCCCGGTGGAGCGTTGGGACGCGGTGATCGCCCTCAATCTCTCGGCGGTGTTCCACACCACCCGCCTGGCCTTACCGGGCATGCGCGAGCGTGACTGGGGCCGCATCGTCAACATCTCCTCGGTGCACGGCCTGGTGGCCTCCACCGGCAAGGCCGCCTACGTCGCCGCCAAGCACGGGGTGGTGGGCCTGACCAAGGTCACCGCCCTGGAGACCGCCCGCACCGGCATCACCTGCAATGCCCTCTGCCCAGGCTTCGTGCTCACCCCGCTGATCCAGCAGCAGCTGGACAGCCGTGGCAGCGACCCGGACCAGGCCCGTCGCGACCTGCTCAGCGAGAAGCAGCCGTCACAGGAATTCGTCACTACCACGCAACTGGGCGAACTGGCGCTGTTCCTCTGCAGCGACGCCGCCGCCCAGGTGCGCGGCGCTGCCTGGACCATGGACGGCGGCTGGACCGCTCAATAA